A region from the Dendropsophus ebraccatus isolate aDenEbr1 chromosome 1, aDenEbr1.pat, whole genome shotgun sequence genome encodes:
- the LOC138765914 gene encoding uncharacterized protein: protein MGAIPGGFPSNLQSLGDPESRPVRHQDEQKSKRILFPVSEGQPRCHRRTSTELGQRPPLRLPTDQASISGDTQDQAGQSRRHSGCSLLAQKGVVRLVEETVDSRPLGASGETGSPTPGTSTSPDSTEPSLNSLACERQLLIDRGLSPQVISTLLASRKRVTSAIYLRTWKAFCRYVNQPINVIAPPNIPLILDFLQEGLNKNLRPSTIKVQISALSALFDFRLAEHPWVKRFTKAATRLAPSIKSRLPPWDLNIVLSGLTISPFEPMLELPIRLLSWKLAFLLAITSARRVSEIRAFSINPPYMTIRDDRIILSPDPAFLPKVVSNFHRSQEVVLPSFCTNPSNDREAAFHTLDVRRILLHYLEVTRDWRQTDNLLVSFQGKNKGKAATSQTIARWVKQAIGECYRSSGKDIPVGFGAHSTRAVATSWAERASVTLEQICRTATWSTPHTFFRHYRLQLSSTEDLTFGRRVLHAVVPP, encoded by the coding sequence ATGGGAGCTATCCCAGGAGGttttccatcaaatctgcagTCTCTGGGGGACCCCGAAAGCAGACCTGTTCGCCACCAGGACGAACAGAAAAGTAAGAGAATTTTATTCCCTGTCTCAGAAGGACAACCCCGCTGCCATAGACGCACTAGCACAGAATTGGGACAGCGGCCTCCTTTACGCCTTCCCACCGATCAGGCTTCTATCTCGGGTGATACGCAAGATCAGGCAGGACAAAGCAGACGTCATTCTGGTTGCTCCCTTCTGGCCCAGAAGGGTGTGGTTCGCCTGGTTGAGGAGACTGTCGATAGCAGACCCCTGGGTGCTTCCGGAGAGACGGGATCTCCTACACCAGGGACCAGTACTTCACCCGACAGCACAGAACCTTCACTTAACAGCCTGGCGTGTGAAAGGCAGCTTCTGATTGACAGAGGACTATCCCCTCAGGTGATATCCACACTTTTAGCCAGCCGAAAGAGGGTTACATCAGCCATTTACCTGAGAACTTGGAAGGCCTTTTGTAGGTACGTGAACCAGCCAATCAATGTAATTGCTCCTCCTAATATTCCACTAATTCTGGACTTTCTGCAGGAGGGTCTTAACAAGAACTTGAGACCAAGCACTATAAAAGTTCAAATTTCAGCCCTTAGTGCACTTTTTGATTTCAGATTGGCTGAACATCCATGGGTAAAAAGGTTCACAAAGGCTGCAACTAGACTGGCTCCCAGTATAAAATCAAGACTCCCTCCTTGGGACTTAAATATAGTGTTATCAGGACTGACCATTTCTCCATTCGAGCCAATGTTAGAATTACCTATCAGGCTGCTATCCTGGAAACTTGCCTTCTTGCTCGCTATCACATCAGCCCGAAGGGTTAGCGAGATCAGAGCCTTCTCCATCAACCCTCCATACATGACAATTAGGGATGATAGAATTATCTTATCTCCTGACCCTGCCTTTCTCCCAAAGGTGGTATCCAATTTCCACAGGTCCCAGGAGGTAGTTCTTCCCTCATTTTGCACTAATCCATCCAACGATAGAGAGGCAGCCTTTCATACATTGGACGTTAGGCGTATTCTGTTACACTATCTGGAGGTCACTAGGGATTGGAGACAGACTGATAATCTCTTAGTATCCTTCCAGGGAAAGAACAAGGGTAAAGCAGCTACCTCACAAACCATCGCTAGATGGGTAAAACAGGCCATAGGGGAATGCTATAGATCCAGTGGAAAGGATATCCCCGTAGGGTTTGGGGCACACTCCACCAGAGCAGTAGCCACTTCCTGGGCAGAGAGGGCATCAGTCACATTAGAGCAGATCTGTAGGACCGCTACTTGGAGCACTCCACACACCTTCTTTAGACATTACAGATTACAACTATCGTCAACAGAGGACTTGACGTTTGGTAGAAGGGTACTGCACGCAGTGGTCCCTCCCTAG
- the TMEM230 gene encoding transmembrane protein 230, whose protein sequence is MMPSRSNAAAMPNSKVKYSKLSDTDEGYIDLQFKRSPPKIPYKAIALATILFLIGTLLIVIGALLLTGHIGNGGNERAIPVLIIGILVFLPGFYHLRIAYYASKGYRGYSYDDIPDFDD, encoded by the exons ATGATGCCCTCACGCAGCAATGCTGCCGCCATGCCAAACAGCAAAGTCAAGTATTCCAAGCTTTCCGATACAGATGAGGGATACATTGACCTTCAG tttaagaGGAGTCCACCCAAAATCCCTTATAAAGCCATTGCTTTGGCCACCATCCTGTTCTTGATTGGCACTTTGCTGATTGTGATTGGTGCCCTCCTGCTTACTGGACACATTGGCAATGGG GGGAATGAGCGCGCTATACCTGTGCTGATCATCGGGATCCTGGTTTTCCTCCCCGGCTTTTATCACCTCCGCATTGCGTATTACGCATCTAAAGGCTACAGAGGCTACTCATATGATGACATCCCTGACTTTGATGACTGA